A single genomic interval of Aureliella helgolandensis harbors:
- a CDS encoding transposase, whose product MKQHPNAHLFNSLRGAGPALAPRLLCAFGAQKDRWEDADSLAAFSGLAPVTRKSGKQLQVQRRYA is encoded by the coding sequence ATGAAGCAGCATCCTAATGCACACCTCTTCAATAGCCTACGAGGCGCCGGTCCTGCTCTTGCGCCGCGATTGCTCTGTGCGTTTGGGGCACAGAAAGACCGCTGGGAAGATGCAGATAGCCTGGCTGCGTTCAGTGGGCTTGCACCCGTGACGCGTAAAAGCGGCAAGCAGCTTCAGGTTCAACGGAGGTATGCCTGA
- a CDS encoding serine/threonine-protein kinase, translated as MTGHPSKEALRAFAAGDGDDSEFQYIEAHLQDCPQCVDALERLAGAATVRAQIEAMAGQESLKDPQPDGTWQTAPDSNCPASNSAQLVRRDSTGADAASAGATTCRSTANGIPRQLDRYQLERVLGEGGMGVVFRARQSHPVQRYVALKVLKPGVDHDSAIRRFELERQTLASLDHPRIAKLLDAGTAEGFHFFAMEMIEGQSLCDYSDDKGLSIERRLALFGEICETIQFAHHRGIIHRDLKPSNILVAAVDGQAQLKVIDFGIAKLVDQTAQSTMMTEFGQVLGTWQYMSPEQLSLDPSAIDTRSDVYSLGAILYELLTDVPPLDLSGHARSEVDAIYNTIRHQEPNRASRRLSEASDLPKLAKLRNESVKRLVGRVAGELDWIAAKALEKDPALRYQSAGELGEDIFRHLRGDRLSIPAPSKYLAVRKFARRHRGALTAGLLVMASLIVGAALFFWQFEKTLALNDTLARRTYIAEIRSAQDYFRQGNFDKALALVEAQIPPAGAADFRGWEWYHLRSRCKPQERIGSFTYGVHQIQDIEYSPDGSKLAIAQSSSLCAAVLDVVTQQIIAELNCNHRGVSVAFTPDGKRLAVACNNGELYVWDYAQNEVIYLCQPSTRMLRCVAISPDGLQLVAGGDEGLYWWDMQDLEKGYSQTPSKKFIIDCDFSPDGNLLITGDRTRETKDGQLVAELALYDAASRERMGTTIAVRPGNHATEVRSVEFYRGNEHVLAGLSNGLIAVWQLGDRDPDSGAYEFPTLKPVKSVATGGVFSVKQSADGAFFANGATNNRIQLWRCIDVNDFENDPEERWHLKDLRAHSATVRAVDFCPRTGTLATADTDALIRFWKPTFNKATLDTSPSSPVCMAVDTNGNFLALGDNAGNVSCWRMGDELVGLLQHSVGTSRVIDIEFLPSSDKDQLRLAVIDRSGTLSIIQSSKLQSTLSSAATDIDAGVAGRVELQHFDGPFQRCVLDPKGSCLWVGGCDGKVSRLDLNNGQMEAVYQPCNDPIYVMELFPKSRALLTVSERRQVTIRKYDGHVSTPLRPEFPVREVAISPDERYLAICGESRTILVYDRLNAKQFKLMGHSARVLNLKFSRDGTRLATSGQDQTVRLWETETWQEVFAGDAPGEWVVDLEFSMDDSQLTCSCSNGRVVTWRSPKLRTAGER; from the coding sequence ATGACCGGTCACCCGAGCAAAGAAGCCTTGCGCGCCTTTGCGGCGGGCGATGGGGACGACTCTGAGTTTCAGTACATTGAAGCTCATCTGCAAGATTGCCCGCAATGTGTCGACGCCTTGGAACGACTCGCGGGCGCTGCGACAGTGCGTGCGCAAATCGAAGCTATGGCGGGGCAAGAATCCCTAAAGGATCCTCAACCGGACGGGACTTGGCAGACCGCGCCGGACTCCAATTGTCCGGCATCCAATTCTGCCCAACTTGTACGGCGGGATTCAACCGGCGCCGACGCGGCATCTGCTGGCGCAACCACGTGTAGAAGCACTGCGAACGGAATTCCGCGCCAACTGGACCGCTACCAACTGGAGAGGGTCCTTGGGGAAGGCGGTATGGGCGTTGTTTTTCGAGCGCGTCAGTCACATCCGGTCCAGCGCTACGTGGCCCTGAAAGTTCTCAAGCCTGGCGTCGATCACGATTCGGCCATTCGTCGATTCGAGCTGGAGCGTCAGACGCTTGCTTCGTTGGATCATCCGCGCATTGCCAAGTTGTTGGACGCGGGCACCGCCGAAGGCTTCCACTTCTTTGCCATGGAGATGATCGAGGGCCAGTCGCTGTGCGACTACAGCGATGACAAGGGGCTGAGCATCGAGAGGCGACTGGCGCTGTTTGGCGAAATATGCGAGACGATTCAATTCGCGCATCATCGCGGCATCATTCATCGCGATTTGAAGCCATCCAATATTTTGGTCGCAGCCGTCGATGGACAAGCTCAGTTGAAAGTCATCGATTTCGGAATCGCGAAACTGGTCGATCAAACAGCTCAAAGTACGATGATGACCGAATTCGGCCAAGTGCTGGGAACTTGGCAATACATGAGTCCCGAACAGTTGAGCCTTGATCCTTCCGCGATCGACACGCGCAGTGACGTCTACTCGCTGGGAGCGATTCTGTACGAGCTGCTGACTGATGTGCCGCCGCTCGATTTGTCAGGACATGCTCGCAGCGAAGTCGATGCAATTTACAACACGATTCGTCACCAGGAACCGAACCGCGCTTCGAGACGCTTGTCCGAAGCTAGCGACTTGCCGAAGCTTGCTAAACTACGCAACGAGAGCGTGAAACGCCTTGTGGGGCGGGTGGCTGGCGAGCTGGATTGGATTGCTGCTAAGGCTCTCGAAAAAGATCCAGCGCTACGCTACCAGTCAGCGGGCGAACTGGGAGAGGATATATTTCGGCACTTGCGGGGCGATCGACTGTCGATTCCGGCGCCTTCGAAGTACCTCGCGGTGCGCAAGTTCGCTCGACGGCACCGCGGCGCATTGACGGCGGGACTGTTGGTCATGGCCAGTCTGATCGTTGGAGCTGCTTTGTTCTTTTGGCAGTTCGAAAAAACTTTGGCCCTGAACGACACGCTGGCTCGGCGAACCTACATCGCTGAAATCCGCAGCGCGCAGGATTACTTCCGGCAAGGCAATTTTGACAAGGCGCTGGCTTTGGTCGAAGCGCAGATTCCGCCCGCCGGCGCTGCGGACTTCCGCGGCTGGGAATGGTATCACCTGCGGTCACGCTGCAAGCCCCAGGAGCGAATCGGCTCGTTCACTTACGGTGTCCATCAGATCCAGGATATTGAGTATTCGCCCGACGGGAGCAAATTGGCCATCGCTCAATCGAGCAGCCTGTGTGCGGCGGTGTTGGACGTTGTGACCCAGCAAATTATTGCCGAACTGAACTGCAATCACCGCGGCGTTTCTGTCGCCTTTACGCCCGACGGAAAACGGCTTGCAGTGGCGTGTAACAATGGCGAGCTGTATGTGTGGGACTATGCTCAAAATGAAGTGATCTATCTCTGCCAACCTTCAACACGCATGCTCCGCTGCGTTGCAATCAGTCCCGATGGTCTGCAGTTGGTGGCGGGAGGCGACGAAGGGCTGTATTGGTGGGATATGCAGGACTTGGAAAAGGGCTACTCACAAACACCTAGCAAGAAGTTCATCATCGACTGCGATTTTTCGCCCGATGGGAATCTGTTGATCACCGGGGATCGAACGAGGGAGACCAAGGATGGGCAACTTGTGGCGGAATTAGCTCTGTACGATGCTGCCTCTCGTGAGCGAATGGGGACGACGATTGCGGTCCGGCCAGGAAATCATGCGACCGAGGTGCGCAGCGTGGAATTCTATCGCGGCAATGAACATGTCTTGGCAGGACTGTCCAACGGCCTAATCGCGGTTTGGCAGCTTGGCGACCGCGATCCCGACAGTGGAGCTTACGAATTCCCCACCTTGAAACCGGTGAAGTCCGTTGCCACTGGAGGCGTTTTTTCTGTCAAACAATCTGCCGATGGCGCGTTCTTTGCCAATGGAGCGACCAACAATCGCATTCAGCTTTGGCGATGTATTGACGTCAATGATTTCGAAAACGACCCTGAGGAGCGGTGGCACCTCAAAGACCTTCGCGCTCACAGTGCAACGGTTCGAGCGGTGGATTTTTGCCCCAGGACCGGGACGCTTGCGACCGCGGATACTGACGCGCTGATTAGGTTTTGGAAGCCAACCTTCAACAAGGCAACCCTCGATACCTCTCCAAGCAGTCCGGTCTGTATGGCCGTCGATACCAACGGGAATTTTCTCGCTTTGGGCGACAACGCCGGCAACGTGAGCTGCTGGAGAATGGGCGACGAACTTGTGGGCTTGCTACAGCACTCCGTCGGAACCTCTCGGGTAATTGACATCGAATTCTTGCCATCTAGTGATAAAGATCAGTTGCGATTGGCCGTCATTGACCGTTCCGGTACTCTTTCGATCATTCAGTCTTCCAAACTACAGTCGACACTATCGTCTGCGGCCACAGATATCGACGCAGGAGTCGCGGGAAGAGTCGAACTACAACACTTCGACGGCCCCTTCCAGCGTTGCGTACTCGATCCGAAAGGCTCATGCCTATGGGTCGGAGGTTGCGACGGCAAAGTGTCACGTCTCGACTTGAACAATGGCCAGATGGAGGCTGTCTATCAGCCTTGCAACGATCCCATCTATGTGATGGAATTATTTCCAAAGTCCCGCGCGTTGTTGACCGTGAGTGAACGCCGACAAGTGACCATACGCAAATACGATGGTCATGTTTCCACCCCGTTGCGTCCCGAGTTTCCAGTCCGAGAAGTAGCCATTTCTCCCGACGAACGTTACCTGGCTATTTGCGGTGAGAGTCGAACGATCTTGGTTTACGATCGGCTCAATGCGAAACAGTTCAAGCTCATGGGACACTCTGCCCGAGTTCTCAACCTTAAATTTTCAAGAGACGGAACGCGCCTAGCCACATCTGGGCAAGATCAAACCGTGCGTTTATGGGAGACTGAGACTTGGCAAGAAGTGTTTGCAGGAGATGCGCCCGGCGAGTGGGTTGTCGACTTGGAATTCTCTATGGACGATTCGCAGCTGACGTGTAGCTGTTCCAACGGCCGCGTCGTTACTTGGCGATCGCCCAAGCTGAGGACCGCAGGTGAACGCTGA
- a CDS encoding RNA polymerase sigma factor, which yields MTMTTSLDLLHKVKSMSDAQAWGAFLLKYEPFIESCLTRYGLDGHAAADVRQDVMCVLLRELPRFEHSGNAGAFRTWLRKITANRLATFLRRQTRLRGPQVIHLESAVEQLVRDDSELAQRWDREHDCFLIGRLLERIAPDFAPQTIAAFEKQVFGELSADEVAELLCMPKASVITAKSRVLRRLKQHATELEERI from the coding sequence ATGACAATGACAACTTCCCTGGACCTATTGCACAAGGTCAAGTCGATGTCCGATGCACAAGCTTGGGGTGCATTTCTGCTCAAGTACGAACCGTTTATTGAGAGCTGTTTGACGCGTTATGGGCTTGACGGCCATGCAGCAGCCGATGTCCGGCAAGACGTGATGTGCGTGCTACTGCGTGAACTTCCGCGCTTCGAGCACAGTGGTAATGCTGGCGCATTTCGGACTTGGTTGCGCAAAATCACGGCGAATCGACTTGCGACGTTTCTGCGGCGACAGACTCGGCTACGTGGTCCGCAGGTGATACACCTTGAATCCGCCGTGGAGCAGTTGGTGCGTGACGATAGCGAGCTGGCGCAGCGATGGGACCGTGAACACGATTGCTTTCTGATAGGACGCTTGTTAGAGCGGATCGCTCCGGATTTCGCTCCGCAGACGATTGCCGCCTTTGAAAAGCAGGTTTTCGGCGAGCTGTCTGCAGACGAAGTCGCTGAATTGCTGTGCATGCCGAAAGCTTCCGTGATTACCGCCAAAAGTCGCGTCTTGCGGCGACTAAAGCAACATGCGACGGAGTTGGAGGAACGGATATGA